CGCTGGTAGATATCATCTGGTATAAGTTCTTCATCATATGCTGTTATCAAATGATCCAATGTTTCCCAGCAGGAACCCCTAGCATTACTGCAAAATTTAGCATTGTCCAGATAGTGAAACCTGCCGTAGCCCTCAGCTGTATTGGCAGTACTGGACCGGGCAGCCCGCAATATCTGATCACCCAGTCGATATTGCTCATATTTTGGAAGTACAGGAACTACCTCCTTGGCAACAAATATGCGCAGCTTGCGGCAAGCTTTCCAGCATTCAAGGTCTTCAAAGGTTTGGATGTTCATGGTGTCAGTTATCGGTTATTGGTTATCAGTTGTCGGGGGTGAGTTATCCGTTATCTGGAGCCTGATAACTGTTAACTGATAACTGTTAACTGATAACTGATAACTCTCTGCACGCAACTCCTCAATCTCCGCCTTTAACCGGTCATACTCCTTTTCCTTGCGCTTCAAGAAACGGCAGGTGACCCTGGCCTTTTCCTTCAGTCCTGTGGGAGTCAGCTTGTACAGATAAGCGGATTTTTTACGGGAATTCTTGAAGTTTATGGCCTTGATAAAGCCCTTGTCCACCAGGGCTTTCAGACAATAATTGACCTTGCCCAGGGACAGGCCGGTTTTCCTGGCCAGATCGCGCTGGGACAGGTCAGGCCGGCCATGTAATAGCTTGAACAGCACATATATGTGGGCGTCATCCGGGATCTGTTCAGTTTCTGAACGCATGGCCGAGTTGTTATGGGAGTTATGCAGGGATGTCAAGGGGTGTTGTCAGGGATAACTGACTAAGGACCCAGAATTTCTTGTGCCTTTATGAGCGTCAA
This genomic interval from Desulfonatronovibrio hydrogenovorans DSM 9292 contains the following:
- a CDS encoding MarR family EPS-associated transcriptional regulator, coding for MRSETEQIPDDAHIYVLFKLLHGRPDLSQRDLARKTGLSLGKVNYCLKALVDKGFIKAINFKNSRKKSAYLYKLTPTGLKEKARVTCRFLKRKEKEYDRLKAEIEELRAESYQLSVNSYQLTVIRLQITDNSPPTTDNQ
- a CDS encoding four helix bundle protein, with translation MNIQTFEDLECWKACRKLRIFVAKEVVPVLPKYEQYRLGDQILRAARSSTANTAEGYGRFHYLDNAKFCSNARGSCWETLDHLITAYDEELIPDDIYQRGRELSHHAIKLLNGYMNYLYKQSKKKSTNLHEQFAEYGTDNR